The genome window GCAGATCATGGTTGCAGATCAGTATGATGGCCGCGGTGAACTTTGGCGCGTTTCCGAAGGTCACTCCATCAACTATTATGATGAGCTTACTTTCTGGACAACTCTTGAGCTTCATATGGATCTTTTCTCAGGTCGATACAATGCCGGTGGTCTCGATAACGAAATGAAGATGTATGATTTCGCCGCAGAGATTTCCCAAAGCGACTTCTCAGCCCAATCATTAAGACGCGAAGGATTGAGATAAATCAGGAGGATAAACAAAGGCGGGTTATAAAAAATCATGTCTTTGACATTTCTAAAAACTCTCTGTTACCTGCCCACGCAGTAACTTAATGTATTTAGTTTCATCCGCTTGCTCTATTCACCCAAGTTTCCGACATCTCCTTGCATTCGCATTTACCGTATTTTCGGCAAGCAGTTTCGCCGCTGATCCCTCGCCTGCGATAAGACATTCGGAGAGAATGCCGCTGTCCCCCAAGTCGCTTCTATTGGATATAGCCGTTTTAAACGATGAAGTGGTGGTAGTCGGCGAACGAGGACACATTTTGAAAAGTCGAGACGATGGACTTACATGGCGACAAATTAGTACCCCTACTCGAACGACCTTGACCAATATTGAATTTGTAGACGATCGGTATGGGTGGGCCAGCGGCCACTCCGGTGTGATATTAGCTACAACAGATAGCGGAGATAATTGGAAGCTCATTTCCGAGCCAGACCCGGAAATCAGCTATTTTGATACACTATTTTTTGATAGGGACAATGGGCTGTTTGTTGGCGCATATGGTGAATATGCCAAATCGGACGACGCAGATACTAGTCTTGAAATGGAATTAATTGATGAAGAGGGACTTCATTTTTATGGAATAGAAAAAAGCCCTAACGGAACATTGTATCTCGTTGGAGAAAAGGGGCAGATCTTCCAGTCTGGAAATGAAGGACTTGGTTGGAGGAAACTGGATTCTCCCTATGAAGGATCGTTATTTGGCATCCTTTGTTTGGACGATAACACCC of Verrucomicrobiota bacterium contains these proteins:
- a CDS encoding YCF48-related protein; amino-acid sequence: MPLSPKSLLLDIAVLNDEVVVVGERGHILKSRDDGLTWRQISTPTRTTLTNIEFVDDRYGWASGHSGVILATTDSGDNWKLISEPDPEISYFDTLFFDRDNGLFVGAYGEYAKSDDADTSLEMELIDEEGLHFYGIEKSPNGTLYLVGEKGQIFQSGNEGLGWRKLDSPYEGSLFGILCLDDNTLLIYGLRGNIFRSNDAGENWQSIEQEIPVMLTAGIELSSGNILISGITEEVFMSNDRGQTFHPIKQEGIDGTVAIAETTNKQAILFCGRHGVLSVPVESLDSALSKAILNNE